One window of the Sparus aurata chromosome 17, fSpaAur1.1, whole genome shotgun sequence genome contains the following:
- the LOC115567096 gene encoding zinc finger protein 16 codes for MSEDSSSDDDWCAPTQRQCWECGKKFSNITTLMSHYKSHDIQATCNICNITFRRLTSLSTHLDNVHSPPLCRKCPQAFSNVWELNKHAETHYVVPAAIHGAPSLISAVIHQSQNSGNFSNQLTAQRSTNLALRNSVSETRPQQRIEMKPERPETTVNSVEYTVGEDDKDVSIDSDCDRAEDSTSSDSDDEDKTCSKPDDLESDGGSSSTDDSSDSANNTNSRNRVVALPIDNTTMCASCGNGPYRSMKLHLLHCSGVRVKYQCPRCKNLFKTEASLNEHYMPLYSCEVCGQVFSHQNSFQQHPCPKISQSPLNLFCSESMPHACNICKSFFTCEKTLFDHVTRVHSSVVSTKVCIITNPSMLTDNKVSPGVHGTVAHSAIGSPNVVNQVINGKLNVGQSNAGLLSTVVKSSPSSVSPFTSRRGRPPASIRMAGSLAQTNNQPFSSFSAPTATETTPTTAAPVPPSPPTPTILAMFENDSQDVALKKRMNTGWRSKAPHPCRQCGAILRQSSLIISHRYLHRGRRLHRCQCGRAFKHRLHLLRHCVQHAEAISYICVSCGETFTGAKVLAEHIKGKSRKKSRPGPKRKRKVKTKCRMPFTCDCGQLFFRPSAYIWHQLQNRTKTKQLKKPTK; via the coding sequence ATGTCTGAAGACTCCAGCAGCGATGATGATTGGTGCGCGCCCACACAAAGACAATGTTGGGAATGTGGCAAAAAATTCAGCAACATCACAACCTTGATGTCACACTACAAAAGCCACGATATCCAGGCCACCTGCAACATCTGCAACATCACTTTCCGACGCCTGACATCACTCTCCACGCACCTGGACAATGTACACTCGCCGCCCCTCTGCAGAAAGTGCCCTCAGGCCTTCAGTAATGTGTGGGAGCTGAACAAGCACGCGGAGACGCATTATGTGGTTCCAGCGGCAATCCACGGAGCCCCGTCTTTGATTTCTGCGGTCATTCACCAGAGTCAGAACAGCGGCAACTTTTCCAATCAGCTCACGGCACAACGCAGCACAAACCTAGCACTGCGTAACTCGGTGTCAGAAACGAGGCCTCAACAAAGAATTGAGATGAAGCCTGAGAGACCTGAGACGACAGTAAACAGTGTGGAGTATACAGTGGGTGAAGATGATAAAGATGTCAGCATTGACAGTGATTGTGACAGGGCAGAGGATTCAACAAGCTCTGACTCTGATGACGAAGATAAGACATGCTCTAAACCTGACGATCTAGAATCAGACGGTGGCTCAAGCTCTACTGATGATTCCAGTGACTCTgctaataatacaaactctagAAACCGTGTTGTAGCCCTTCCTATTGATAACACCACAATGTGTGCTTCATGTGGTAATGGGCCATATCGGTCTATGAAGCTCCATTTGTTGCACTGTAGTGGTGTACGAGTGAAATATCAGTGTCCACGGTGCAAGAACCTCTTTAAAACCGAGGCGTCTCTTAATGAACATTACATGCCTTTGTATTCCTGCGAGGTCTGCGGCCAGGTTTTCTCTCACCAGAACTCGTTCCAGCAACACCCGTGTCCCAAAATAAGCCAATCACCTTTGAACCTGTTTTGTTCCGAATCCATGCCACACGCATGTAACATATGCAAGTCGTTTTTCACCTGTGAGAAAACTCTGTTCGACCATGTCACCAGGGTTCACTCGTCAGTGGTCAGCACCAAGGTGTGCATCATTACCAATCCATCAATGCTGACAGATAATAAGGTTTCACCAGGTGTCCATGGCACAGTAGCCCATTCTGCCATTGGTAGTCCAAATGTGGTAAACCAGGTCATTAATGGAAAGCTCAATGTTGGCCAGAGCAATGCAGGGCTGCTGTCAACTGTTGTGAAATCCAGCCCTTCCTCTGTCTCGCCATTCACTTCCCGCCGAGGCAGACCTCCTGCCTCAATACGTATGGCCGGCTCACTAGCTCAAACAAACAACCAGCCGTTCAGCAGTTTCTCTGCCCCCACTGCCACTGAAACAACTCCAACCACTGCAGCACctgtccctccctccccaccAACGCCCACTATTCTGGCAATGTTTGAGAACGACAGCCAGGATGTGGCTCTGAAGAAACGTATGAACACAGGCTGGCGCTCCAAGGCCCCTCACCCTTGCAGGCAATGTGGCGCCATCTTGCGGCAGTCCTCCCTCATCATCAGCCACCGCTACCTCCACCGAGGCCGTCGCTTACACCGGTGCCAGTGTGGCCGAGCTTTCAAGCACCGGCTGCATCTCCTGCGTCACTGTGTTCAACATGCGGAGGCCATTAGCTACATCTGTGTCAGCTGTGGGGAGACTTTCACGGGAGCAAAAGTCTTAGCCGAGCACATAAAGGGCAAGTCAAGGAAAAAATCCCGTCCTGGACCGAAACGGAAACGTAAAGTTAAGACAAAATGCAGAATGCCCTTTACTTGTGACTGTGGACAGCTCTTTTTTAGGCCGTCGGCTTACATATGGCACCAACTTcaaaacaggacaaaaacaaaacagttaaaGAAGCCCACAAAATGA
- the smg9 gene encoding protein SMG9 isoform X2: MSESGHSQPGMYGQGRRRRRRRGDRDAGPPGQNLSGPSRDREYQPRERRDGSEDPPGPLIQKTPIILAKPPGERAKPSQNAPVGGAPVLEKPIMLMKARDDGGKPGTPPEAAAQPTGPGPSKMEKEGQRPTQPVYQIQNRGMGASASSSAVDPMVGQSKLIPPEKMKHSIKLVDDQMNWCDSAMEYLRDQTDMLVVGVIGLQGAGKSTIMSLLSANTPEEDQRAYVFRAQTQEIKERGGNQSTGIDFFITQERVIFLDTQPMLSPSILDHLINNDRKLPPEYNLPHTYVEMQSLQIAAFLFTVCHVVIVVQDWFTDLNLYRFLQTAEMLKPSTPSASHDSAGSSGNDDGAEYYPHIVFLQNKARRDDFCPRNLKNMHMVVDKLMAHSHLKYKGTLSMLDCNIFPGLGQDYLTTEVNMFLLPVQENDGEDNLTKAGSGTYPLFSLLPGYRGHPAFSTMVSKLRSQILAMPRCQLSHTILTEKNWFHYAARIWDGVKKSSALSEYSRLLC, encoded by the exons ATGTCAGAGTCCGGCCACAGTCAGCCCGGGATGTACGGGCAGGGCCGCAGGCGGAGGCGACGCCGGGGAGACCGAGATGCTGGACCTCCGGGCCAAAATCTGTCCGGACCCAGTCGGGATCGAGAATACCAACCGAGAGAACGCAGG GATGGCAGCGAGGATCCACCAGGGCCACTTATTCAGAAGACCCCAATCATTCTTGCAAAACCCCCTGGAGAAAGG GCCAAGCCTTCACAGAATGCACCCGTCGGTGGAGCACCAGTCCTGGAGAAGCCCATCATGCTAATGAAAGCTAGGGACGATGGAGGAAAGCCTGGGACTCCTCCTGAGGCGGCAGCTCAGCCCACTGGTCCTGGACCCTCCAAGATGGAGAAGGAAGGGCAGCGACCTACGCAGCCTGTTTATCAGATCCAAAACAGAGGAATGGGTGCTTCTGCATCGAGCAGTGCTGTGGACC CCATGGTTGGCCAGTCTAAACTCATCCCTCCTGAGAAGATGAAGCACAGCATCAAGCTAGTGGATGATCAGATGAATTGGTGCGACAGCGCCATGGAG TATCTGAGGGACCAGACGGATATGTTGGTGGTGGGAGTCATCGGTCTGCAGGGAGCTGGGAAATCTACGATCATGTCACTGTTATCTGCCAACACTCCTGAGGAAGATCAAAG GGCTTATGTATTCAGAGCACAGACTCAGGAGATcaaggaaagaggaggaaaccAGAGCACAGGCATTGATTTCTTCATCACACAGGAGAGAGTCATCTTCTTGGATACACAG CCAATGCTAAGCCCGTCTATTCTTGACCACCTCATCAACAATGATCGGAAGCTGCCTCCTGAGTACAACCTCCCTCACACATACGTGGAGATGCAG TCTCTTCAGATCGCTGCCTTCCTGTTTACGGTGTGCCATGTTGTCATTGTGGTTCAAGACTGGTTCACAGACTTAAACCTCTACAG GTTCCTTCAGACCGCTGAGATGCTGAAACCCTCCACACCATCTGCAAGCCATGACAGCGCTGGCTCTTCGGGCAATGACGATGGAGCAGAGTACTATCCTCACATAG TGTTCCTCCAGAACAAGGCCAGACGGGATGATTTCTGCCCAAGGAATTTGAAAAACATGCATATGGTTGTGGACAAACTAATGGCCCACTCTCATCTCAAATACAAAG GTACATTATCCATGCTGGACTGCAATATCTTCCCTGGCTTGGGGCAGGACTATCTGACAACGGAAGTCAACATGTTCCTCCTTCCTGTGCAGGAGAATGACGGAGAGGATAATCTGACTAAAGCCG ggtcgGGGACGTACCCGCTCTTTTCCCTGCTCCCAGGCTACAGAGGACATCCGGCCTTCTCCACCATGGTTTCAAAACTCCGCAGCCAAATCCTAGCCATGCCTCGCTGTCAGCTGTCACACACCATCCTCACTGAGAAGAACTG gtTTCACTATGCAGCTCGTATCTGGGATGGCGTGAAAAAGTCCTCAGCCCTCTCCGAATACAGCCGCCTGCTCTGTTAA
- the smg9 gene encoding protein SMG9 isoform X1 yields MSESGHSQPGMYGQGRRRRRRRGDRDAGPPGQNLSGPSRDREYQPRERRDGSEDPPGPLIQKTPIILAKPPGERAKPSQNAPVGGAPVLEKPIMLMKARDDGGKPGTPPEAAAQPTGPGPSKMEKEGQRPTQPVYQIQNRGMGASASSSAVDPMVGQSKLIPPEKMKHSIKLVDDQMNWCDSAMEYLRDQTDMLVVGVIGLQGAGKSTIMSLLSANTPEEDQRQGEDGGHDVSSVWIFLHRAYVFRAQTQEIKERGGNQSTGIDFFITQERVIFLDTQPMLSPSILDHLINNDRKLPPEYNLPHTYVEMQSLQIAAFLFTVCHVVIVVQDWFTDLNLYRFLQTAEMLKPSTPSASHDSAGSSGNDDGAEYYPHIVFLQNKARRDDFCPRNLKNMHMVVDKLMAHSHLKYKGTLSMLDCNIFPGLGQDYLTTEVNMFLLPVQENDGEDNLTKAGSGTYPLFSLLPGYRGHPAFSTMVSKLRSQILAMPRCQLSHTILTEKNWFHYAARIWDGVKKSSALSEYSRLLC; encoded by the exons ATGTCAGAGTCCGGCCACAGTCAGCCCGGGATGTACGGGCAGGGCCGCAGGCGGAGGCGACGCCGGGGAGACCGAGATGCTGGACCTCCGGGCCAAAATCTGTCCGGACCCAGTCGGGATCGAGAATACCAACCGAGAGAACGCAGG GATGGCAGCGAGGATCCACCAGGGCCACTTATTCAGAAGACCCCAATCATTCTTGCAAAACCCCCTGGAGAAAGG GCCAAGCCTTCACAGAATGCACCCGTCGGTGGAGCACCAGTCCTGGAGAAGCCCATCATGCTAATGAAAGCTAGGGACGATGGAGGAAAGCCTGGGACTCCTCCTGAGGCGGCAGCTCAGCCCACTGGTCCTGGACCCTCCAAGATGGAGAAGGAAGGGCAGCGACCTACGCAGCCTGTTTATCAGATCCAAAACAGAGGAATGGGTGCTTCTGCATCGAGCAGTGCTGTGGACC CCATGGTTGGCCAGTCTAAACTCATCCCTCCTGAGAAGATGAAGCACAGCATCAAGCTAGTGGATGATCAGATGAATTGGTGCGACAGCGCCATGGAG TATCTGAGGGACCAGACGGATATGTTGGTGGTGGGAGTCATCGGTCTGCAGGGAGCTGGGAAATCTACGATCATGTCACTGTTATCTGCCAACACTCCTGAGGAAGATCAAAG aCAAGGGGAGGATGGAGGTCATGACGTGTCCTCAGTGTGGATTTTCTTGCACAGGGCTTATGTATTCAGAGCACAGACTCAGGAGATcaaggaaagaggaggaaaccAGAGCACAGGCATTGATTTCTTCATCACACAGGAGAGAGTCATCTTCTTGGATACACAG CCAATGCTAAGCCCGTCTATTCTTGACCACCTCATCAACAATGATCGGAAGCTGCCTCCTGAGTACAACCTCCCTCACACATACGTGGAGATGCAG TCTCTTCAGATCGCTGCCTTCCTGTTTACGGTGTGCCATGTTGTCATTGTGGTTCAAGACTGGTTCACAGACTTAAACCTCTACAG GTTCCTTCAGACCGCTGAGATGCTGAAACCCTCCACACCATCTGCAAGCCATGACAGCGCTGGCTCTTCGGGCAATGACGATGGAGCAGAGTACTATCCTCACATAG TGTTCCTCCAGAACAAGGCCAGACGGGATGATTTCTGCCCAAGGAATTTGAAAAACATGCATATGGTTGTGGACAAACTAATGGCCCACTCTCATCTCAAATACAAAG GTACATTATCCATGCTGGACTGCAATATCTTCCCTGGCTTGGGGCAGGACTATCTGACAACGGAAGTCAACATGTTCCTCCTTCCTGTGCAGGAGAATGACGGAGAGGATAATCTGACTAAAGCCG ggtcgGGGACGTACCCGCTCTTTTCCCTGCTCCCAGGCTACAGAGGACATCCGGCCTTCTCCACCATGGTTTCAAAACTCCGCAGCCAAATCCTAGCCATGCCTCGCTGTCAGCTGTCACACACCATCCTCACTGAGAAGAACTG gtTTCACTATGCAGCTCGTATCTGGGATGGCGTGAAAAAGTCCTCAGCCCTCTCCGAATACAGCCGCCTGCTCTGTTAA
- the LOC115567120 gene encoding urokinase plasminogen activator surface receptor — protein MHLLALIFGIVLLPKAQTLKCYECLPQGGMSCTDTQKECPAAGYQCGAMSIASYAGGAKVVDMNMKTCTLPDQCFEGSLNFGIAKTVIATKCCTTDLCNNKPATEPGKTNPNGKKCYFCNGNTCTGTLNCEGNEDHCISGTVTIGAQKTTMKGCASKLMCTSASNPQIQGFIGGDISCCQGNYCNSASSTSAGLLLLVTPVVSLLMLS, from the exons ATGCACCTTCTCGCTCTAATCTTTGGGATTGTGCTTCTCCCTAAAG cTCAAACCCTGAAATGTTATGAGTGTTTGCCGCAAGGTGGGATGTCCTGCACGGACACACAAAAAGAATGCCCTGCTGCTGGGTATCAGTGTGGCGCGATGAGCATTGCCTCGTATGCAG GTGGCGCTAAAGTGGTTGATATGAACATGAAAACCTGTACTTTGCCAGACCAGTGTTTTGAGGGCTCACTCAACTTCGGAATTGCCAAAACTGTAATTGCCACCAAGTGTTGCACCACTGATCTCTGCAACAACAAGCCTGCCACTG AGCCTGGCAAAACCAATCCCAATGGCAAGAAGTGCTATTTCTGCAATGGGAACACGTGCACTGGAACTCTGAACTGCGAGGGGAATGAGGACCACTGCATCTCAGGAACAG TGACTATTGGAGCTCAAAAGACGACCATGAAGGGCTGCGCCTCCAAGCTGATGTGCACAAGTGCGAGCAATCCACAGATTCAAGGATTCATTGGAGGTGATATCAGCTGCTGTCAGGGCAACTACTGCAACAGCGCCAGCAGCACAAGTGCTGGCCTCCTGCTCCTGGTGACACCAGTGGTGTCTCTGCTCATGTTGTCTTAG